CTGATGATAGAACTCCAGCTTGAATGGCGTGCGCAGTTTTCCCCAATACGCTTTATCGTGGTTAAACTGGATCTGCTGATAATCAGCAAATTTCATTTCACGAAATTGAGAGGGTAAATTGCTTTTAGGCGCTTCGAAGCTTTTCCCTGCCAACGCTTTGGCTTGTTTGGCTACATCATCGATGTTAAACGCCCAACTGTTATTGGCGTACAACGCCAGCAGAACTGCAGTACCAATCCAGCGTACCTTCATCAGTCCGGCTTTATTTTTTTCTTTAGTCAGCACATCCCCCCCTTTCGTGTGCTTAAATCAAACCCGTTTATCTTAAAGGATTATTCGGTTTTCCGACAGCTTATGCGCAACATTGTTCCCGCATTTCGTCTGGCATTACGCTACTTTTAGGACAATTAGACACTACGGATTCCACTGATAGTATACCTGGTTTATCCCAGGTAGAATTTTCACAGAGCATAATTCGGTTTCAGGGTGAAACCGGCCAAACGTACTAACGAACTGGAACTTTATGAGTACTGTAAAACCTGAACGTGAATACTTCCTCGACTCCATCCGCGCGTATCTGATGTTACTGGGGGTGCCGTTTCACGTTTCCCTCATCTACTCTACGCAGAAATGGGCAGTAAACAGTCATGAGGCGTCGTTATGGCTGACGCTGCTGAACGATTTTATTCATGCGTTTCGTATGCAGGTGTTTTTTGTCATCTCGGGCTATTTCTCCTACATGCTGTATCTGCGCTATCAGCCGCGTCGCTTCCTGAAAGTGCGACTGGAGCGTGTGGGGATCCCGCTCCTTACCGCCGTTCCGCTGCTCACGCTGCCGCAGTTTTTCATGCTGAAAGCGTGGACCGATAAGCTGGCTGACTGGCCCCGCTTCACGCCCTATCAGAAGTTTAATAACCTGGTGTGGGAGCTGATTTCGCATCTGTGGTTCCTGGTCGTGCTGGTGATGCTGACTACGCTGGGCATGGTGACGTTCCGCTGGCTGCGCGATCAGCATCGCACCATTGATTACTCCCGGGTTGGCTGGGGCACACTGACCGCTGGCGTGCTGGCGTGGGCTCTGGTGTGGTGTGTCTTCCGTCGTCTGGTATTTATTTTCCAGCCTGACTGGCTGATGGATGGCCTGTTCAACTTTATTGTGATGCAGACGCTCTTCTATCTGCCGTTCTTTATGCTGGGCGCGCTGGCGTGGAAGCATCCACCGCTGAAGCAGCTGTTTGTGCGGTTTAATCCGGTGATGTGGATCGGCGCGGTGGTGATGTTTGTCGCCTACTGCACTAATCAGCGTCTGAGCAGCGGCGATGGCTGGCTGTATGAGCTGGATGCGATTATCACGACGCTGATGGGCCTCTGCATGCTGAACGTCTGTTTCTGCTTCGGTCATAAACTGCTGAACGCTCATTCGCCGCGCATCATGTATCTGGTCAATGCGTCGCTGTTTATCTATCTGGTACACCATCCGCTGACGCTGCTGTACGGCATTTATGTCACGCCACGCATTGAAAATAACACCCTGGGCTTCTTCGTTGGCCTGCTGATGGTGTTTGGCATCGCGTTTCTGCTGTATGAGATTCACCTGCGCATCCCGCTGCTGCGGTTCCTGTTCTCCGGGAAATTTGAGCGCAAACAGGCCGGACAAGGGAATTGATGGTATTGCCTGAATACAGTTAACAACTCAAAGCGATGGGATTACACCCTCATCGCCTTGAGTCCAGCGAGCAGGCTCAGGGAGCCAGTGCCCTCCGCAAAGACGCAAAAGATGCCATCCATGGCAGGCTCAGCGCGGGCCATCCATGGCCCGCGATGCTTTGCTATGGGCACTGGCTCCCATCGCTTTACGTCCGGGAGTCGTCTGTGGTGAGCAATCTGTGGTTATGTGAGCCGACTGCGGGGAACACTCCAGGACTACAGGAGCCACTCAATCGGCAGTCGCCACACCAATCGCACCTGAAGCCGTTGCCACCATGAGCAGCCCGGCTCGTGCTTGTGCACAATCTGCTGCGGCTCATCCGGATACTCCAGCCAGTTGACCCTTCCCCACTTATCCAGCCTGAGCGTCCATGCCCGATCGCGCATGGACTGGCTGAAGCGCTGGTGCGTTTCTGCGGCCAGCGACGCACTCTCGATGACCAGCCCCATCTCGGTATTCAGCACCGCGGAGCGGGGATCGAAGTTAAATGAGCCGATAAACAGCGTCTTTTGATCCACCGAGAAGGTTTTGGCATGCAGGCTGGAGCCAGAATTACCGGTTAAACCCCGGTCGTGCGGGGCATCGGGCACGCCCGCCTGCGGTTTCAGCTCATAGAGCGCGATGCCATGCCGCAGCAGTTTCTTGCGCCACTTGGCGTAACCGGCATGCACAATCGACACATCGTTGGCCGCCAGCGAGTTGGTCAGAATGGCAATTTTTACCCCTTTGCGCCTTAGCGACAGCAGCTGTGCAACGCCAGCGCGGGTCGGCACAAAGTAGGCAGAGATGATATCGAACTGCTCCTGCGGCGTGCCAATCACCTCCAGCATCCGCTGCGGCAGCAGGCTTCTGGCGCGCGCTTTGCCCAGCCCTTTACGCGGATCGTCACTCAGCAGCCGCGCTTTTGCCCAGGTCAGGTCCAGCGTGCCCTCTTCCAGCTCCTGCAGCAGCGACGAATTTTCCAGCCGCTGAAGATAACGCTGCACCGGTTCGCTGTGACGCCATTCGGGTGGCAGACTCACACTGTCCTCTTCCGGTTCATCTTCATCCAGTACCTGCTGCAGCGGCGAGACCGGCTTACTTCGCCAGTAGCGCTCAAAATCCTCTGCGACCTCTTTTACCACCGGGCCAATGGCCATCACGTCGAGATCGGCAAACAGCGGTTCATTGCCGGTGCCGAAATATTCGTCGCCAATATTGCGTCCCCCCACCACGGTCGTGACGCCATCCACGGTAAAACTCTTGTTGTGCATGCGACGATTCAGACGGGCAAAATCGGTGAGATAACCCAGCGCACGCAGGGTACGAAACGAGAACGGATTAAACAGCCGCACTTCAATACCGGGATGGCGGTTGAGCTGAGCCAGCGTATCGTCCAGGCCCGGCGTATTGTTGTCATCCAGCAGCAGCCGTACCTTCACCCCGCGACGGGCCGCTTCCAGCACCGCGCTGAACAGCAACCGGCCAGAGAGATCGTTTTGCCAGATGTAGTACTGAATATCGAGTGAACGCTCCGCTTTTTGTATCAGCAGATAGCGGGCAGCAAACGCATCCAGCCCGTCGCTCAGCTGATGGACACCGCTCAGCCCCGGATGGCGCTGACATTCTGGCTCCAGCTGTGTTTCCAGCCAGCTGCTACGCTCCGATGGCGGGGAGAGCTCAAACGCTTGGGTCATGACAATTCCCTGTAAAATGCAGTTATTTTTATTATTCCCCGGCCCGGCCTCTGGCGCTATACCTCTGTTCCGAATGAGCAGGCGGTCACGGGCGTTTTTTAGTCTAGACTTAACCGGACGATCTGTGACCGGCATTAGCCCGGCAGGAGAGGAATATGTCTCATCAACCCCTTACAGATACCCGCCAGCGCTACCATCCCAGCCTGTTTCGCAGCTTTTTCCAGGGGAGTTTTCCCTGCTCCACCGCCTGCCGTACGCCGGGCAAACGGCTGGATATGGTCTTCAGCAGCGGCCACGATATGCTGCTGGAAAAAGATTATGCCGCGCTGGCTGAGCAGCACCTGCTCACCGCCCGCGACGGTGCGCGCTGGCACCTGATTGAAAAGATCCCCGGCCAGTATGACTGGCAAAGTTTTCTGCCGATGGTAGAAGCCGCGCGGCGTCAGCAGATGGAGATCATCTGGGAGCTGGCGCACTTTGGTTATCCCGATCATCTTAATATCTGGAAAGCCGAATTTGTGGAACATTTTAGCCGTTTCGCACGCGCGATGGCACACCTGATGCGCGATGAGGGCATCGAACGCCCCTTCTTTACGCCGGTTAATCAAATCTCTTTCTGGTCCTGGGCCGGGGCGGATGTCGCCTGGTTCAATCCCCATGCTGCGAATCGCGGTAAGGAACTGAAACGTCAGCTGGTGCGCGCCTCGCTGGCGGCGATTCATGCCATTCGCGAGGTCTATCCGGAGGCGCGTTTTGTCCTGACCGATCCGCTGGTACAGATTGCCCATCATCCCGATAATCCGGACAGCAAACCCTACGCCGACGCGCAGCATCAGGCGCAGTTCGAGGCCTGGGATATGCTGGCTGGTCGCGTCGATAAAGAGTTAGGCGGCAGTGAAGATTGCCTGGATATTCTGGGCCTGAACTACTATCCCGATAACCACTGGTTTTTCCCCAATCAGCCGATGTCGCTGGACGATCCGACACGTGTTCCGCTGCACATTCTGCTGGCGCAGTGCTGGCAGCGCTACCAGCGGCCGATGCTGATCGCCGAAACCGGCGCAGAGGGTGACGCGCGCGCGCCCTGGCTGCAGGAGATCAGTGAAAACGTGGCAGTCGCGCTGGATCAGGGTATTGCGGTGGAGGGCATTTCGCTCTATCCGGTGGTGGAGTATCCCGCCTGGGCAGATGACCGGCGTTCGCCAGGTCCGCTACTGGGCTTAGCCGATCCTAATGGCAATCGTAACCTGCATGAATCTCTGGCGCTGGTGTTACGCAGTCAGCAGATTAAGTTCGCCACGCGTAACGCGTAATCAGACATGCTGAGAGGCGGGCTTTTTGGGGTAACAGGAGCGAACGTCGAGAGAGGGATCGGCAGGATGACGTACGTCGGTCAGCCAGACCATGGTAAACAGGAAGGTGACCCCGATGAGACAGGCCGCCAGCAAACCGATAATTGCGATTAATTTGTCATCTCCGGAGTCCATCGCTTTCTCCTTATTCAATCCGTCGAATTCCTGTGCGTGTCAGCTCATCCAGAGCGTAATCATCAGGACAAAGATTATAAGCGTTACCGAGGTCACCGCAAGCACCACTATCG
This genomic window from Pantoea sp. Lij88 contains:
- a CDS encoding phospholipase D family protein → MTQAFELSPPSERSSWLETQLEPECQRHPGLSGVHQLSDGLDAFAARYLLIQKAERSLDIQYYIWQNDLSGRLLFSAVLEAARRGVKVRLLLDDNNTPGLDDTLAQLNRHPGIEVRLFNPFSFRTLRALGYLTDFARLNRRMHNKSFTVDGVTTVVGGRNIGDEYFGTGNEPLFADLDVMAIGPVVKEVAEDFERYWRSKPVSPLQQVLDEDEPEEDSVSLPPEWRHSEPVQRYLQRLENSSLLQELEEGTLDLTWAKARLLSDDPRKGLGKARARSLLPQRMLEVIGTPQEQFDIISAYFVPTRAGVAQLLSLRRKGVKIAILTNSLAANDVSIVHAGYAKWRKKLLRHGIALYELKPQAGVPDAPHDRGLTGNSGSSLHAKTFSVDQKTLFIGSFNFDPRSAVLNTEMGLVIESASLAAETHQRFSQSMRDRAWTLRLDKWGRVNWLEYPDEPQQIVHKHEPGCSWWQRLQVRLVWRLPIEWLL
- the mdoC gene encoding glucans biosynthesis protein MdoC — protein: MSTVKPEREYFLDSIRAYLMLLGVPFHVSLIYSTQKWAVNSHEASLWLTLLNDFIHAFRMQVFFVISGYFSYMLYLRYQPRRFLKVRLERVGIPLLTAVPLLTLPQFFMLKAWTDKLADWPRFTPYQKFNNLVWELISHLWFLVVLVMLTTLGMVTFRWLRDQHRTIDYSRVGWGTLTAGVLAWALVWCVFRRLVFIFQPDWLMDGLFNFIVMQTLFYLPFFMLGALAWKHPPLKQLFVRFNPVMWIGAVVMFVAYCTNQRLSSGDGWLYELDAIITTLMGLCMLNVCFCFGHKLLNAHSPRIMYLVNASLFIYLVHHPLTLLYGIYVTPRIENNTLGFFVGLLMVFGIAFLLYEIHLRIPLLRFLFSGKFERKQAGQGN
- a CDS encoding beta-glucosidase, which codes for MSHQPLTDTRQRYHPSLFRSFFQGSFPCSTACRTPGKRLDMVFSSGHDMLLEKDYAALAEQHLLTARDGARWHLIEKIPGQYDWQSFLPMVEAARRQQMEIIWELAHFGYPDHLNIWKAEFVEHFSRFARAMAHLMRDEGIERPFFTPVNQISFWSWAGADVAWFNPHAANRGKELKRQLVRASLAAIHAIREVYPEARFVLTDPLVQIAHHPDNPDSKPYADAQHQAQFEAWDMLAGRVDKELGGSEDCLDILGLNYYPDNHWFFPNQPMSLDDPTRVPLHILLAQCWQRYQRPMLIAETGAEGDARAPWLQEISENVAVALDQGIAVEGISLYPVVEYPAWADDRRSPGPLLGLADPNGNRNLHESLALVLRSQQIKFATRNA